From a region of the Tursiops truncatus isolate mTurTru1 chromosome 2, mTurTru1.mat.Y, whole genome shotgun sequence genome:
- the INF2 gene encoding inverted formin-2 isoform X2, with the protein MRSQESVRGSRWQGPESMGRGSRKVLRIWFSKMSVKEGAQRKWAALKEKLGPQDSDPTEANLESAEPELCIRLLQVPSVVNYSGLRKRLESSDGGWMVQFLEQSGLDLLLEALARLSGRGVARIADALLQLTCISCVRAVMNSQEGIQYILSNQAYVRQLSQALDTSNVMVKKQVLELLAALCVYSPEGHALTLDALDHYKTVCSQQYRFSVIMNELSDSDNVPYVATLLSVVNAIILGPEDVRARAQLRSEFIGLQLLDVLMRLRDLEDEDLLIQLEAFREAKAEDEEELLRVFGGVDVSSHQEVFASLFHKVSCSPVSAHLLSVLQGLLHLEPTLRSSQLLWEALESLVNRAVLLASDTQECTLEEMVERLLSIKGRPRPHSLDKAHKGVQVNLSQSRRGSSPQNTGAPTVGVGDQQPAAALAGLHVASVQGESGRTAPQPTAPEQLEPTPPPAAPPLPGTATCPPPPPPPPPPPPPLPSLGAAFPSPPPPPLPGPSGTIPPPPPPPGLGCPPPPPPLPGTSGPPAAGGMEEITVAHSLGSAWVPSHRRVQPPTLRMKKLNWQKLPSSVARERSSMWASLSSPDTEMVEPDFSTIERLFSFPVAKPKEQAVAPARKEPKEITFLDSKKSLNLNIFLKQFRCSNEEVTAMIRAGDTTKFDVEVLKQLRKLLPEKHEVEHLRSFTEDRARLASADQFYLLLLDIPCYQLRVECMLLCEGTAVVLDMVRPKAQLLLAACEGLLASHRLPVFCLLILKIGNFLNYGSHTGDADGFKMSALLKLTETKAQQGRVTLLHHVLEEVEESHPDLLQLPQDLEPPSRAAGINLEIIQSECSSNLKKLLEMERKVSSSIPEVQEQYSQRLQAGITASQEVEEVFQAIRQKQLELATYLCEDAQQLSLEDTLSTMKAFRDLFIRALKENRDRKERAARAERRKQLAEEDEARGLRVRQGGGKQEEVCVIDALLADIRKGFQLRKTARGRGDTAADPPRNKAPAATRDPVGGTSLPTSEPGLDAAVAKEPRGWGLADAAPSSPQPTGDSSEKGGPGPLERRSSWYMDASDVLATDDPLGPQPSLVLGGTQALKPLNFSSDKLSKATGLSQDTEEPTAPPGARQAEADTTGEGAEDAAAHGRGAGLPAAGRGGDGDEDDEHTAPDSALDTSLDRSFSEEAVTDSSGSGALPRAQGRTSKGTGKRRKKRPSRSQEEVALDPDDNKTKRLCVIQ; encoded by the exons ATGAGAAGCCAGGAGAGTGTGAGGGGCAGCCGGTGGCAAGGCCCAGAATCGATGGGCCGAGGCAGCCGGAAGGTCCTGAGAATCTGG TTCAGCAAGATGTCGGTGAAGGAGGGCGCGCAGCGCAAGTGGGCAGCGCTGAAGGAGAAGCTGGGGCCTCAGGACTCGGACCCCACGGAGGCCAACCTGGAGAGCGCTGAGCCCGAGCTGTGCATCCGGCTGCTGCAGGTGCCCTCCGTGGTCAACTACTCGGGGCTTCGCAAGCGGCTGGAGAGCAGCGACGGGGGCTGGATGGTGCAGTTCCTGGAGCAGAGCGGCCTGGACCTCCTGCTCGAGGCCCTGGCGCGCCTGTCGGGCCGCGGTGTGGCCCGCATCGCCGACGCCCTGCTGCAGCTCACCTGCATCAGCTGCGTGCGCGCCGTCATGAACTCCCAGGAGGGCATCCAGTACATCCTCAGCAACCAGGCCTACGTGCGCCAGCTCTCCCAGG CTCTGGACACGTCCAACGTGATGGTCAAGAAGCAGGTGCTGGAGCTGCTGGCGGCCCTGTGCGTCTACTCGCCCGAGGGCCACGCCCTGACCCTGGACGCCCTGGACCATTACAAG ACGGTGTGCAGTCAGCAGTACCGCTTCAGCGTCATCATGAACGAGCTCTCGGACAGCGACAACGTGCCCTACGTGGCCACCCTGCTCAGCGTGGTCAACGCCATCATCCTGGGCCCCGAGGACGTCCGTGCCCGCGCCCAGCTGCGCAGCGAGTTCATCG GGCTGCAGCTGCTGGACGTTCTGATGCGGCTGCG AGACCTGGAGGACGAGGACCTGCTCATCCAGCTGGAGGCCTTCAGGGAGGCCAAGGCCGAGGACGAAGAGGAGCTGCTGCGGGTCTTCGGGGGCGTCGACGTCAGCAGCCACCAGGAGGTCTTCGCCTCCCTCTTCCACAAG GTGAGCTGCTCCCCGGTGTCCGCCCACCTGCTGTCTGTGCTGCAGGGCCTCCTGCATCTGGAGCCCACCCTCCGCTCCAGCCAGCTGCTCTGGGAGGCCCTGGAGAGCCTGGTGAACCGAGCCGTGCTCCTGGCCAGTGACA cccaggagTGCACCCTGGAGGAGATGGTCGAGCGGCTCCTGTCCATCAAGGGGCGGCCCCGCCCTCACTCCCTGGACAAGGCCCACAAGGGTGTCCAGGTCAACCTCAGCCAGAGTCGAAGGGGCAGCTCCCCCCAAAACACCGGTGCCCCGACAGTGGGTGTCGGGGACCAGCAGCCAGCGGCAGCCCTCGCCGGCCTGCACGTTGCCAGCGTCCAGGGCGAGAGTGGCAGGACGGCGCCACAGCCCACAGCCCCGGAGCAGCTGgagcccaccccgcccccagctgcACCCCCCCTCCCTGGCACCGCAACctgtcccccgcccccgccccccccacctcctccacccccgcccctgccgAGCCTGGGGGCCGCgtttccctcacccccacctcccccactgcCTGGCCCTAGTGGGACCATACCCCCCCCGCCTCCACCCCCAGGCCTGGGgtgcccacccccgcccccgcccctgccgGGCACCTCCGGGCCCCCTGCAGCGGGCGGCATGGAGGAGATCACCGTGGCACACAGCCTGGGCTCCGCCTGGGTCCCCAGCCACCGGCGGGTGCAGCCCCCCACCCTGCGCATGAAGAAGCTGAATTGGCAGAAGCTGCCGTCCAGCGTGGCCCGAG AGCGCAGCTCTATGTGGGCGTCACTGAGCAGCCCGGACACTGAGATGGTGGAGCCTGACTTCTCCACCATCGAGCGGCTCTTCTCCTTCCCCGTGGCCAAGCCCAAGGAACAAGCAGTGGCCCCAGCCAGGAAGGAGCCCAAGGAG ATCACTTTTCTGGACTCCAAGAAGAGCCTGAACCTCAACATCTTCCTGAAGCAGTTTAGATG CTCCAACGAGGAGGTCACCGCTATGATCCGGGCTGGGGACACCACCAAGTTTGACGTGGAGGTTCTCAAGCAGCTCCGCAAGCTCCTTCCCGAGAAGCACGAG GTTGAACACCTGCGCTCCTTCACAGAGGATCGAGCCAGGCTGGCCAGCGCCGACCAGTTCTACCTACTCCTGCTGGACATCCCCTG CTACCAGCTCCGGGTCGAGTGCATGCTGCTGTGCGAGGGCACGGCCGTCGTGCTGGACATGGTGCGGCCCAAGGCCCAGCTACTGCTCGCCGCCTGCGAGG GCCTGCTCGCCAGCCACCGGCTGCCCGTCTTCTGCCTGCTGATCCTGAAAATCGGGAACTTCCTCAACTAC GGCAGCCACACCGGGGACGCGGACGGCTTCAAGATGAGCGCGCTGCTGAAACTCACAGAGACCAAGGCCCAGCAGGGCCGCGTCACGCTGCTGCACCACGTGCTGGAG GAGGTGGAGGAAAGCCACCCAGACCTCCTGCAGCTGCCCCAGGACCTGGAGCCGCCCTCCCGAGCGGCAGG GATAAACCTTGAGATCATCCAGTCGGAGTGCAGCAGTAACCTGAAGAAGCTTCTGGAGATGGAACGGAAGGTGTCTTCCTCCATCCCGGAGGTTCAGGAGCAGTACTCCCAACGCCTCCAG GCCGGCATCACGGCCTcccaggaggtggaggaggtgtTCCAGGCCATCAGGCAGAAGCAGCTGGAGCTGGCCACCTACCTGTGTGAGGATGCCCAGCAGCTGTCCCTGGAGGACACGCTCAGCACCATGAAGGCCTTCCGGGACCTCTTCATCCGCGCCCTGAAG GAGAACAGGGACCGGAAGGAGCGGGCGGCCAGGGCTGAGAGGAGGAAGCAGCTGGCGGAGGAAGACGAGGCCCGCGGGCTGCGGG TCAGGCAGGGAGGCGGGAAGCAGGAGGAGGTGTGTGTCATCGACGCCTTGCTGGCTGACATCAGGAAGGGCTTCCAGCTGCGCAAGACGGCCCGTGGCCGAGGGGACACGGCCGCAGACCCCCCGAGGAACAAGGCACCTG CAGCCACCAGGGATCCTGTGGGAGGCACCAGCCTCCCCACGTCGGAGCCTGGTCTCGACGCCGCAGTGGCCAAGGAGCCCCGCGGCTGGGGTCTCGCTGATGCCgcccccagcagcccccagcccacTGGAGACTCATCAGAGAAGGGTGGTCCTGGGCCCCTGGAGAGGCGTTCTTCCTGGTACATGGATGCCAGTGATGTCCTGGCCACCGACGACCCTCTGGGCCCCCAGCCCTCATTGGTGCTGGGAGGCACTCAGGCCCTGAAGCCGCTCAACTTCTCCAGTGACAAGCTCTCCAAGGCAACGGGTTTGAGCCAAGACACGGAGGAACCCACGGCCCCTCCGGGCGCCCGCCAGGCCGAGGCTGACACCACAGGCGAGGGCGCAGAGGATGCAGCTGCCCACGGCCGCGGTGCTGGCCTCCCTGCCGCAGGCCGTGGCGGGGACGGAGACGAAGATGATGAGCACACAGCCCCGGACTCCGCCCTGGACACCTCCCTGGACAGGTCCTTCTCCGAGGAGGCTGTGACTGACTCATCAGGGTCTGGCgccctccccagggcccagggccggACGTCAAAGGGCACAGGCAAGCGAAGGAAGAAGCGCCCCTCCAGGAGCCAGGAAG AGGTTGCCCTTGACCCTGacgataataaaacaaaaagactctGTGTGATCCAGTAA
- the INF2 gene encoding inverted formin-2 isoform X1, protein MRSQESVRGSRWQGPESMGRGSRKVLRIWFSKMSVKEGAQRKWAALKEKLGPQDSDPTEANLESAEPELCIRLLQVPSVVNYSGLRKRLESSDGGWMVQFLEQSGLDLLLEALARLSGRGVARIADALLQLTCISCVRAVMNSQEGIQYILSNQAYVRQLSQALDTSNVMVKKQVLELLAALCVYSPEGHALTLDALDHYKTVCSQQYRFSVIMNELSDSDNVPYVATLLSVVNAIILGPEDVRARAQLRSEFIGLQLLDVLMRLRDLEDEDLLIQLEAFREAKAEDEEELLRVFGGVDVSSHQEVFASLFHKVSCSPVSAHLLSVLQGLLHLEPTLRSSQLLWEALESLVNRAVLLASDTQECTLEEMVERLLSIKGRPRPHSLDKAHKGVQVNLSQSRRGSSPQNTGAPTVGVGDQQPAAALAGLHVASVQGESGRTAPQPTAPEQLEPTPPPAAPPLPGTATCPPPPPPPPPPPPPLPSLGAAFPSPPPPPLPGPSGTIPPPPPPPGLGCPPPPPPLPGTSGPPAAGGMEEITVAHSLGSAWVPSHRRVQPPTLRMKKLNWQKLPSSVARERSSMWASLSSPDTEMVEPDFSTIERLFSFPVAKPKEQAVAPARKEPKEITFLDSKKSLNLNIFLKQFRCSNEEVTAMIRAGDTTKFDVEVLKQLRKLLPEKHEVEHLRSFTEDRARLASADQFYLLLLDIPCYQLRVECMLLCEGTAVVLDMVRPKAQLLLAACEGLLASHRLPVFCLLILKIGNFLNYGSHTGDADGFKMSALLKLTETKAQQGRVTLLHHVLEEVEESHPDLLQLPQDLEPPSRAAGINLEIIQSECSSNLKKLLEMERKVSSSIPEVQEQYSQRLQAGITASQEVEEVFQAIRQKQLELATYLCEDAQQLSLEDTLSTMKAFRDLFIRALKENRDRKERAARAERRKQLAEEDEARGLRGEGGKPVRQGGGKQEEVCVIDALLADIRKGFQLRKTARGRGDTAADPPRNKAPAATRDPVGGTSLPTSEPGLDAAVAKEPRGWGLADAAPSSPQPTGDSSEKGGPGPLERRSSWYMDASDVLATDDPLGPQPSLVLGGTQALKPLNFSSDKLSKATGLSQDTEEPTAPPGARQAEADTTGEGAEDAAAHGRGAGLPAAGRGGDGDEDDEHTAPDSALDTSLDRSFSEEAVTDSSGSGALPRAQGRTSKGTGKRRKKRPSRSQEEVALDPDDNKTKRLCVIQ, encoded by the exons ATGAGAAGCCAGGAGAGTGTGAGGGGCAGCCGGTGGCAAGGCCCAGAATCGATGGGCCGAGGCAGCCGGAAGGTCCTGAGAATCTGG TTCAGCAAGATGTCGGTGAAGGAGGGCGCGCAGCGCAAGTGGGCAGCGCTGAAGGAGAAGCTGGGGCCTCAGGACTCGGACCCCACGGAGGCCAACCTGGAGAGCGCTGAGCCCGAGCTGTGCATCCGGCTGCTGCAGGTGCCCTCCGTGGTCAACTACTCGGGGCTTCGCAAGCGGCTGGAGAGCAGCGACGGGGGCTGGATGGTGCAGTTCCTGGAGCAGAGCGGCCTGGACCTCCTGCTCGAGGCCCTGGCGCGCCTGTCGGGCCGCGGTGTGGCCCGCATCGCCGACGCCCTGCTGCAGCTCACCTGCATCAGCTGCGTGCGCGCCGTCATGAACTCCCAGGAGGGCATCCAGTACATCCTCAGCAACCAGGCCTACGTGCGCCAGCTCTCCCAGG CTCTGGACACGTCCAACGTGATGGTCAAGAAGCAGGTGCTGGAGCTGCTGGCGGCCCTGTGCGTCTACTCGCCCGAGGGCCACGCCCTGACCCTGGACGCCCTGGACCATTACAAG ACGGTGTGCAGTCAGCAGTACCGCTTCAGCGTCATCATGAACGAGCTCTCGGACAGCGACAACGTGCCCTACGTGGCCACCCTGCTCAGCGTGGTCAACGCCATCATCCTGGGCCCCGAGGACGTCCGTGCCCGCGCCCAGCTGCGCAGCGAGTTCATCG GGCTGCAGCTGCTGGACGTTCTGATGCGGCTGCG AGACCTGGAGGACGAGGACCTGCTCATCCAGCTGGAGGCCTTCAGGGAGGCCAAGGCCGAGGACGAAGAGGAGCTGCTGCGGGTCTTCGGGGGCGTCGACGTCAGCAGCCACCAGGAGGTCTTCGCCTCCCTCTTCCACAAG GTGAGCTGCTCCCCGGTGTCCGCCCACCTGCTGTCTGTGCTGCAGGGCCTCCTGCATCTGGAGCCCACCCTCCGCTCCAGCCAGCTGCTCTGGGAGGCCCTGGAGAGCCTGGTGAACCGAGCCGTGCTCCTGGCCAGTGACA cccaggagTGCACCCTGGAGGAGATGGTCGAGCGGCTCCTGTCCATCAAGGGGCGGCCCCGCCCTCACTCCCTGGACAAGGCCCACAAGGGTGTCCAGGTCAACCTCAGCCAGAGTCGAAGGGGCAGCTCCCCCCAAAACACCGGTGCCCCGACAGTGGGTGTCGGGGACCAGCAGCCAGCGGCAGCCCTCGCCGGCCTGCACGTTGCCAGCGTCCAGGGCGAGAGTGGCAGGACGGCGCCACAGCCCACAGCCCCGGAGCAGCTGgagcccaccccgcccccagctgcACCCCCCCTCCCTGGCACCGCAACctgtcccccgcccccgccccccccacctcctccacccccgcccctgccgAGCCTGGGGGCCGCgtttccctcacccccacctcccccactgcCTGGCCCTAGTGGGACCATACCCCCCCCGCCTCCACCCCCAGGCCTGGGgtgcccacccccgcccccgcccctgccgGGCACCTCCGGGCCCCCTGCAGCGGGCGGCATGGAGGAGATCACCGTGGCACACAGCCTGGGCTCCGCCTGGGTCCCCAGCCACCGGCGGGTGCAGCCCCCCACCCTGCGCATGAAGAAGCTGAATTGGCAGAAGCTGCCGTCCAGCGTGGCCCGAG AGCGCAGCTCTATGTGGGCGTCACTGAGCAGCCCGGACACTGAGATGGTGGAGCCTGACTTCTCCACCATCGAGCGGCTCTTCTCCTTCCCCGTGGCCAAGCCCAAGGAACAAGCAGTGGCCCCAGCCAGGAAGGAGCCCAAGGAG ATCACTTTTCTGGACTCCAAGAAGAGCCTGAACCTCAACATCTTCCTGAAGCAGTTTAGATG CTCCAACGAGGAGGTCACCGCTATGATCCGGGCTGGGGACACCACCAAGTTTGACGTGGAGGTTCTCAAGCAGCTCCGCAAGCTCCTTCCCGAGAAGCACGAG GTTGAACACCTGCGCTCCTTCACAGAGGATCGAGCCAGGCTGGCCAGCGCCGACCAGTTCTACCTACTCCTGCTGGACATCCCCTG CTACCAGCTCCGGGTCGAGTGCATGCTGCTGTGCGAGGGCACGGCCGTCGTGCTGGACATGGTGCGGCCCAAGGCCCAGCTACTGCTCGCCGCCTGCGAGG GCCTGCTCGCCAGCCACCGGCTGCCCGTCTTCTGCCTGCTGATCCTGAAAATCGGGAACTTCCTCAACTAC GGCAGCCACACCGGGGACGCGGACGGCTTCAAGATGAGCGCGCTGCTGAAACTCACAGAGACCAAGGCCCAGCAGGGCCGCGTCACGCTGCTGCACCACGTGCTGGAG GAGGTGGAGGAAAGCCACCCAGACCTCCTGCAGCTGCCCCAGGACCTGGAGCCGCCCTCCCGAGCGGCAGG GATAAACCTTGAGATCATCCAGTCGGAGTGCAGCAGTAACCTGAAGAAGCTTCTGGAGATGGAACGGAAGGTGTCTTCCTCCATCCCGGAGGTTCAGGAGCAGTACTCCCAACGCCTCCAG GCCGGCATCACGGCCTcccaggaggtggaggaggtgtTCCAGGCCATCAGGCAGAAGCAGCTGGAGCTGGCCACCTACCTGTGTGAGGATGCCCAGCAGCTGTCCCTGGAGGACACGCTCAGCACCATGAAGGCCTTCCGGGACCTCTTCATCCGCGCCCTGAAG GAGAACAGGGACCGGAAGGAGCGGGCGGCCAGGGCTGAGAGGAGGAAGCAGCTGGCGGAGGAAGACGAGGCCCGCGGGCTGCGGGGTGAGGGCGGGAAGCCTG TCAGGCAGGGAGGCGGGAAGCAGGAGGAGGTGTGTGTCATCGACGCCTTGCTGGCTGACATCAGGAAGGGCTTCCAGCTGCGCAAGACGGCCCGTGGCCGAGGGGACACGGCCGCAGACCCCCCGAGGAACAAGGCACCTG CAGCCACCAGGGATCCTGTGGGAGGCACCAGCCTCCCCACGTCGGAGCCTGGTCTCGACGCCGCAGTGGCCAAGGAGCCCCGCGGCTGGGGTCTCGCTGATGCCgcccccagcagcccccagcccacTGGAGACTCATCAGAGAAGGGTGGTCCTGGGCCCCTGGAGAGGCGTTCTTCCTGGTACATGGATGCCAGTGATGTCCTGGCCACCGACGACCCTCTGGGCCCCCAGCCCTCATTGGTGCTGGGAGGCACTCAGGCCCTGAAGCCGCTCAACTTCTCCAGTGACAAGCTCTCCAAGGCAACGGGTTTGAGCCAAGACACGGAGGAACCCACGGCCCCTCCGGGCGCCCGCCAGGCCGAGGCTGACACCACAGGCGAGGGCGCAGAGGATGCAGCTGCCCACGGCCGCGGTGCTGGCCTCCCTGCCGCAGGCCGTGGCGGGGACGGAGACGAAGATGATGAGCACACAGCCCCGGACTCCGCCCTGGACACCTCCCTGGACAGGTCCTTCTCCGAGGAGGCTGTGACTGACTCATCAGGGTCTGGCgccctccccagggcccagggccggACGTCAAAGGGCACAGGCAAGCGAAGGAAGAAGCGCCCCTCCAGGAGCCAGGAAG AGGTTGCCCTTGACCCTGacgataataaaacaaaaagactctGTGTGATCCAGTAA
- the INF2 gene encoding inverted formin-2 isoform X6 → MRSQESVRGSRWQGPESMGRGSRKVLRIWFSKMSVKEGAQRKWAALKEKLGPQDSDPTEANLESAEPELCIRLLQVPSVVNYSGLRKRLESSDGGWMVQFLEQSGLDLLLEALARLSGRGVARIADALLQLTCISCVRAVMNSQEGIQYILSNQAYVRQLSQALDTSNVMVKKQVLELLAALCVYSPEGHALTLDALDHYKTVCSQQYRFSVIMNELSDSDNVPYVATLLSVVNAIILGPEDVRARAQLRSEFIGLQLLDVLMRLRDLEDEDLLIQLEAFREAKAEDEEELLRVFGGVDVSSHQEVFASLFHKVSCSPVSAHLLSVLQGLLHLEPTLRSSQLLWEALESLVNRAVLLASDTQECTLEEMVERLLSIKGRPRPHSLDKAHKGVQVNLSQSRRGSSPQNTGAPTVGVGDQQPAAALAGLHVASVQGESGRTAPQPTAPEQLEPTPPPAAPPLPGTATCPPPPPPPPPPPPPLPSLGAAFPSPPPPPLPGPSGTIPPPPPPPGLGCPPPPPPLPGTSGPPAAGGMEEITVAHSLGSAWVPSHRRVQPPTLRMKKLNWQKLPSSVARERSSMWASLSSPDTEMVEPDFSTIERLFSFPVAKPKEQAVAPARKEPKEITFLDSKKSLNLNIFLKQFRCSNEEVTAMIRAGDTTKFDVEVLKQLRKLLPEKHEVEHLRSFTEDRARLASADQFYLLLLDIPCYQLRVECMLLCEGTAVVLDMVRPKAQLLLAACEGLLASHRLPVFCLLILKIGNFLNYGSHTGDADGFKMSALLKLTETKAQQGRVTLLHHVLEEVEESHPDLLQLPQDLEPPSRAAGINLEIIQSECSSNLKKLLEMERKVSSSIPEVQEQYSQRLQAGITASQEVEEVFQAIRQKQLELATYLCEDAQQLSLEDTLSTMKAFRDLFIRALKENRDRKERAARAERRKQLAEEDEARGLRGEGGKPGREAGSRRRCVSSTPCWLTSGRASSCARRPVAEGTRPQTPRGTRHLQPPGILWEAPASPRRSLVSTPQWPRSPAAGVSLMPPPAAPSPLETHQRRVVLGPWRGVLPGTWMPVMSWPPTTLWAPSPHWCWEALRP, encoded by the exons ATGAGAAGCCAGGAGAGTGTGAGGGGCAGCCGGTGGCAAGGCCCAGAATCGATGGGCCGAGGCAGCCGGAAGGTCCTGAGAATCTGG TTCAGCAAGATGTCGGTGAAGGAGGGCGCGCAGCGCAAGTGGGCAGCGCTGAAGGAGAAGCTGGGGCCTCAGGACTCGGACCCCACGGAGGCCAACCTGGAGAGCGCTGAGCCCGAGCTGTGCATCCGGCTGCTGCAGGTGCCCTCCGTGGTCAACTACTCGGGGCTTCGCAAGCGGCTGGAGAGCAGCGACGGGGGCTGGATGGTGCAGTTCCTGGAGCAGAGCGGCCTGGACCTCCTGCTCGAGGCCCTGGCGCGCCTGTCGGGCCGCGGTGTGGCCCGCATCGCCGACGCCCTGCTGCAGCTCACCTGCATCAGCTGCGTGCGCGCCGTCATGAACTCCCAGGAGGGCATCCAGTACATCCTCAGCAACCAGGCCTACGTGCGCCAGCTCTCCCAGG CTCTGGACACGTCCAACGTGATGGTCAAGAAGCAGGTGCTGGAGCTGCTGGCGGCCCTGTGCGTCTACTCGCCCGAGGGCCACGCCCTGACCCTGGACGCCCTGGACCATTACAAG ACGGTGTGCAGTCAGCAGTACCGCTTCAGCGTCATCATGAACGAGCTCTCGGACAGCGACAACGTGCCCTACGTGGCCACCCTGCTCAGCGTGGTCAACGCCATCATCCTGGGCCCCGAGGACGTCCGTGCCCGCGCCCAGCTGCGCAGCGAGTTCATCG GGCTGCAGCTGCTGGACGTTCTGATGCGGCTGCG AGACCTGGAGGACGAGGACCTGCTCATCCAGCTGGAGGCCTTCAGGGAGGCCAAGGCCGAGGACGAAGAGGAGCTGCTGCGGGTCTTCGGGGGCGTCGACGTCAGCAGCCACCAGGAGGTCTTCGCCTCCCTCTTCCACAAG GTGAGCTGCTCCCCGGTGTCCGCCCACCTGCTGTCTGTGCTGCAGGGCCTCCTGCATCTGGAGCCCACCCTCCGCTCCAGCCAGCTGCTCTGGGAGGCCCTGGAGAGCCTGGTGAACCGAGCCGTGCTCCTGGCCAGTGACA cccaggagTGCACCCTGGAGGAGATGGTCGAGCGGCTCCTGTCCATCAAGGGGCGGCCCCGCCCTCACTCCCTGGACAAGGCCCACAAGGGTGTCCAGGTCAACCTCAGCCAGAGTCGAAGGGGCAGCTCCCCCCAAAACACCGGTGCCCCGACAGTGGGTGTCGGGGACCAGCAGCCAGCGGCAGCCCTCGCCGGCCTGCACGTTGCCAGCGTCCAGGGCGAGAGTGGCAGGACGGCGCCACAGCCCACAGCCCCGGAGCAGCTGgagcccaccccgcccccagctgcACCCCCCCTCCCTGGCACCGCAACctgtcccccgcccccgccccccccacctcctccacccccgcccctgccgAGCCTGGGGGCCGCgtttccctcacccccacctcccccactgcCTGGCCCTAGTGGGACCATACCCCCCCCGCCTCCACCCCCAGGCCTGGGgtgcccacccccgcccccgcccctgccgGGCACCTCCGGGCCCCCTGCAGCGGGCGGCATGGAGGAGATCACCGTGGCACACAGCCTGGGCTCCGCCTGGGTCCCCAGCCACCGGCGGGTGCAGCCCCCCACCCTGCGCATGAAGAAGCTGAATTGGCAGAAGCTGCCGTCCAGCGTGGCCCGAG AGCGCAGCTCTATGTGGGCGTCACTGAGCAGCCCGGACACTGAGATGGTGGAGCCTGACTTCTCCACCATCGAGCGGCTCTTCTCCTTCCCCGTGGCCAAGCCCAAGGAACAAGCAGTGGCCCCAGCCAGGAAGGAGCCCAAGGAG ATCACTTTTCTGGACTCCAAGAAGAGCCTGAACCTCAACATCTTCCTGAAGCAGTTTAGATG CTCCAACGAGGAGGTCACCGCTATGATCCGGGCTGGGGACACCACCAAGTTTGACGTGGAGGTTCTCAAGCAGCTCCGCAAGCTCCTTCCCGAGAAGCACGAG GTTGAACACCTGCGCTCCTTCACAGAGGATCGAGCCAGGCTGGCCAGCGCCGACCAGTTCTACCTACTCCTGCTGGACATCCCCTG CTACCAGCTCCGGGTCGAGTGCATGCTGCTGTGCGAGGGCACGGCCGTCGTGCTGGACATGGTGCGGCCCAAGGCCCAGCTACTGCTCGCCGCCTGCGAGG GCCTGCTCGCCAGCCACCGGCTGCCCGTCTTCTGCCTGCTGATCCTGAAAATCGGGAACTTCCTCAACTAC GGCAGCCACACCGGGGACGCGGACGGCTTCAAGATGAGCGCGCTGCTGAAACTCACAGAGACCAAGGCCCAGCAGGGCCGCGTCACGCTGCTGCACCACGTGCTGGAG GAGGTGGAGGAAAGCCACCCAGACCTCCTGCAGCTGCCCCAGGACCTGGAGCCGCCCTCCCGAGCGGCAGG GATAAACCTTGAGATCATCCAGTCGGAGTGCAGCAGTAACCTGAAGAAGCTTCTGGAGATGGAACGGAAGGTGTCTTCCTCCATCCCGGAGGTTCAGGAGCAGTACTCCCAACGCCTCCAG GCCGGCATCACGGCCTcccaggaggtggaggaggtgtTCCAGGCCATCAGGCAGAAGCAGCTGGAGCTGGCCACCTACCTGTGTGAGGATGCCCAGCAGCTGTCCCTGGAGGACACGCTCAGCACCATGAAGGCCTTCCGGGACCTCTTCATCCGCGCCCTGAAG GAGAACAGGGACCGGAAGGAGCGGGCGGCCAGGGCTGAGAGGAGGAAGCAGCTGGCGGAGGAAGACGAGGCCCGCGGGCTGCGGGGTGAGGGCGGGAAGCCTG GCAGGGAGGCGGGAAGCAGGAGGAGGTGTGTGTCATCGACGCCTTGCTGGCTGACATCAGGAAGGGCTTCCAGCTGCGCAAGACGGCCCGTGGCCGAGGGGACACGGCCGCAGACCCCCCGAGGAACAAGGCACCTG CAGCCACCAGGGATCCTGTGGGAGGCACCAGCCTCCCCACGTCGGAGCCTGGTCTCGACGCCGCAGTGGCCAAGGAGCCCCGCGGCTGGGGTCTCGCTGATGCCgcccccagcagcccccagcccacTGGAGACTCATCAGAGAAGGGTGGTCCTGGGCCCCTGGAGAGGCGTTCTTCCTGGTACATGGATGCCAGTGATGTCCTGGCCACCGACGACCCTCTGGGCCCCCAGCCCTCATTGGTGCTGGGAGGCACTCAGGCCCTGA